One segment of Belonocnema kinseyi isolate 2016_QV_RU_SX_M_011 chromosome 7, B_treatae_v1, whole genome shotgun sequence DNA contains the following:
- the LOC117177572 gene encoding procollagen-lysine,2-oxoglutarate 5-dioxygenase isoform X2: MAKSEIAHLLVFVGLFLSYVSSEIQFETCNKNLKRDRYVSRNNVNSSCGCDESRKAPRIITWSNKKRKCSFMNIDNDDVVVFTVATNDTDGFRRYVRSARVNGFDDKLKVLGFGEVWKGGNVRKYAGGGHKVNLFKKALEEYKDDTEKIIIFTDSYDLVFLSDLDTILEKFKEFDSRILFSAESNCWPDKSLASKYPSVARGKRFLNSGGIIGFATDLYSILSYREIEDSDDDQLFFTHIYLDPELREKHKIKLDHKSEIFQNLYGAVADVELRFKGNDAYLQNTAYNTVPLVVHGNGISKIVLNYLGNYLAQAWSPEEGCLNCWDDAIELPKNKPENYPVILIAIFIEKPMPFLEEFFEKIYTQTYPKSKLHLFIHNHVPYHKDVIDNFIEKHGDEYKSVKKILPDDRIDEVAARNLAMDHCLLKKCSGYFSIDAEAHLDNEHTLRLLVEQQRGIVAPLLIRPFKAWSNFWGAVTDDGFYARSSDYMQIIHNERRGLWNVPFISSCYLINSTIIRNKETRPSYSEGDLDPDMAFASANRERLIFMYVSNRLEFGHLVIPDSFDTSLTNPDLYQIFDNKLDWEKRYIHENYSKNFEEGQVPIQPCPDVYWFPIINTRMTKEMIEIMENFGQWSDGSNKDPRLETGYEAVPTRDIHMTQVGFDEAWLEFLKEYVSPLQQKMFIGYLDYPPRSLMNFVVRYRPDEQPSLRPHHDSSTYTINIALNKAGVDYEGGGCRFIRYDCAVTDTKPGWMLMHPGRLTHYHEGLIVTKGTRYIMISFVDP, translated from the exons ATGGCCAAAAGTGAAATAGCGCATCTTTTAGTCTTCGTTGGCTTGTTCCTGAGCTACGTGAGTAGTGAAATACAATTTGAAACGTGTAATAAAAACTTAAAGCGAGATCGCTATGTCAGTAGAAACAACGTAAATTCTTCCTGTGGCTGTGATGAATCAAGAAAAGCCCCGAGGATCATCACATGGTCCAATAAGAAGAGAAAGTGTTCTTTTATGAATATCGACAATGATg ACGTAGTTGTCTTCACTGTTGCCACAAATGATACCGACGGGTTCAGAAGGTACGTCAGATCCGCGAGAGTAAACGGATTTGATGACAAACTAAAGGTCTTAGGATTTGGAGAGGTTTGGAAAGGTGGAAATGTTAGAAAATATGCAGGAGGAGGGCATAAAGTAAACCTCTTTAAAAAAGCTCTCGAAGAATACAAAGATGATACTGAGAAAATTATTATCTTCACGGACAG TTACGACCTGGTGTTCCTGTCAGATTTGgacacaattttagaaaaattcaaggagttCGATTCACGAATCCTCTTTTCTGCCGAAAGCAATTGTTGGCCAGATAAATCTCTTGCTTCGAAATATCCTTCTGTTGCTCGAGGAAAACGATTTCTAAATTCTGGGGGTATTATTGGATTCGCCACTGATCTCTATTCCATTTTATCTTATCGAGAAATTGAAGATTCTGACGATGATCAGCTATTTTTTACACACATTTATCTGGATCCGGAATTGAGAGAGAAACACAAAATCAAATTAGATCATAAatctgaaatctttcagaatctcTACGGAGCAGTAG CTGATGTTGAGTTGAGGTTCAAAGGAAACGATGCTTATCTTCAAAATACTGCCTATAACACCGTTCCGTTAGTTGTACATGGAAATGGAATTAgtaaaatagttttgaattacCTCGGAAATTATTTGGCCCAAGCCTGGAGTCCCGAAGAGGGTTGTTTAAATTGTTGGGACGATGCTATCGAATTACCAAAGAATAAACCTGAAAATTATCCAGTAATTTTGATCGCTATATTCATCGAAAAACCGATGCCTTTCTTGGAAgagttttttgaaaagatttacacTCAAACTTATCCGAAatcaaaattgcatctttttattCATAATCATGTCCCTTACCATAAGGATGTCATTGATAACTTTATCGAGAAGCATGGAGACGAATAcaaaagtgtgaagaaaattctACCGGATGATAGAATTGACGAAGTTGCTGCTCGTAATTTGGCaat GGATCATTGCTTGTTAAAAAAGTGTTCTGGATATTTCTCGATTGACGCAGAAGCGCATTTAGACAATGAACACACCTTAAGATTGCTGGTTGAACAGCAAAGAGGGATCGTTGCGCCGCTACTTATAAGACCTTTTAAGGCTTGGAGTAATTTCTGGGGTGCCGTTACCGATGACGGATTTTATGCTCGCAGTTCTGACTACATGCAAATCATCCACAATGAACGAAG GGGTCTCTGGAACGTGCCATTCATCAGCAGTTGCTATTTAATCAACTCTACGATCATTAGGAACAAAGAAACTCGACCCTCGTACTCGGAAGGCGATTTAGACCCGGATATGGCATTTGCTTCAGCTAACAGAGAAAGGCTTATATTTATGTACGTCAGTAATAGACTGGAGTTTGGACATCTGGTTATTCCTGATTCGTTTGATACTTCCTTGACTAATCCTGACTTGTATCAGATTTTTGATAATAAGCTCGATTGGGAAAAGAGGTACATTCATGAGAATTATAGCAAGAATTTTGAGGAGGGTCAAGTGCCTATACAg CCTTGCCCAGATGTTTACTGGTTCCCTATTATTAACACAAGAATGACCAAAGAGATGATAGAAATTATGGAGAATTTTGGCCAGTGGTCTGATGGATCGAATAag GATCCCAGACTTGAAACTGGCTATGAGGCTGTTCCCACGCGCGACATTCACATGACCCAAGTTGGTTTTGACGAGGCTTGGTTAGAATTTCTCAAAGAGTACGTCAGCCCCTTGCAGCAGAAAATGTTCATCGGATACTTGGACTAC CCTCCAAGGTCGTTGATGAACTTCGTCGTTCGCTACCGGCCTGATGAGCAACCTTCCTTGAGGCCACATCATGATAGTTCTACCTACACCATTAACATCGCTTTGAACAAAGCTGGGGTTGATTATGAGGGGGGCGGATGTAGATTCATCAGATATGACTGTGCAGTCACGGATACGAAACCAGGATGGATGCTGATGCACCCTGGGAGATTAACACACTACCACGAGGGATTAATAGTGACAAAAGGAACTCGTTACATCATGATCTCTTTTGTTGAtccttaa
- the LOC117177574 gene encoding immunoglobulin domain-containing protein oig-4-like gives MNWWFYCLLLMTMASIYADAAKGGRGGGRRRITGNINRFGVHSMPNLSRNPASDNYYENKDAARIVKSSHFEFDYMLGRKITFFCMAVGVPRPEITWFKDGIELYHHSFFQVHEWPIGNDTVKSKMEIDPATQKDAGYYECQADNQYAVDRRGFKTDYVMFSY, from the exons ATGAACTGGTGGTTTTATTGTTTGCTGCTCATGACAATGGCCTCTATTTATGCGGATGCTGCAAAGGGAGGTAGAGGAGGAGGCAGACGTAGAATAACTGGGAATATTAATCGATTTGGAGTTCACAGTATGCCAAATCTTAGCCGAAATCCTGCCAGTGATAATTACTACGAAAATAAGGAT GCAGCCAGAATTGTAAAATCATCGCATTTTGAATTCGATTACAtgctgggaagaaaaattacatttttctgtatgGCTGTTGGTGTTCCGAGGCCTGAAATAACTTGGTTTAAAGATGGTATCGAATTATACCACCACAGCTTCTTCCAG GTGCATGAATGGCCAATTGGAAATGATACAGtgaaatctaaaatggaaattgATCCTGCGACGCAGAAGGATGCAGGATATTATGAATGTCAGGCTGACAATCAGTATGCAGTGGATCGACGTGGCTTCAAAACCGATTATGTTATGTTCTCTTATTAA
- the LOC117177573 gene encoding guanine nucleotide-binding protein subunit beta-2, which produces MVKEDPEITGLKKELEDLINKCKEDQNKQKDTTLEEACSSVADATKVKMSTKKMLKGHINKVNSVHYSGDSRHCVTGSLDGKLIIWDSWTGNKVQVIPLRSAWVMSVAFSPSGNFVACGGMDNMCTVYDVNNRDSTGSAKMVRELLGYEGFLSSCRFLDDSKLITGSGDMKVCIWDLEANKKTTDFSAHCGDVCTMSLAPDMSTYITGSVDRTCKLWDLREEKAKQTFFGHESDVNSVCYHPSSQGFVTASEDKTARLWDLRSDQQLATFKPPNSNPGFTSCALSLSGRFIFCGSDDNSIHIWDTLKAQHNGMLNGHENRVTSICMSPNGMALASCSWDQHVRVWV; this is translated from the exons ATGGTGAAAGAAGATCCAGAGATTACAGGCCTGAAAAAGGAACTCGAAGATTTAATTAACAAGTGCAAG GAGGATCAGAATAAGCAAAAAGATACCACATTGGAAGAAGCATGCAGTAGTGTAGCCGATGCTACGAAAGTGAAAATGTCAACAAAGAAGATGCTCAAAGGCCATATTAACAAAGTGAATTCAGTTCATTACAGTGGAGACAGTAG GCACTGTGTAACTGGATCTTTAGATGGAAAGCTAATTATTTGGGATTCCTGGACCGGTAATAAAGTCCAGGTCATCCCACTACGATCAGCATGGGTCATGTCTGTGGCTTTTTCTCCCTCAggaaattttgttgcatgtggTGGCATGGATAATATGTGCACTGTTTACGACGTGAACAACCGAGACTCAACCGGATCTGCGAAAATGGTTAGAGAGCTTCTTGGCTACGAAGGATTTCTTTCCTCATGCAGATTCCTTGACGATTCGAAATTAATCACAGGCTCAGGAGATATGAAAGT ATGCATATGGGACCTGGAAGCTAATAAAAAGACCACCGATTTTTCTGCACATTGTGGAGATGTTTGTACAATGAGTTTGGCTCCAGATATGAGTACCTATATTACTGGTTCAGTTGACAGAACTTGTAAGCTTTGGGACTTGCGGGAAGAAAAAGCTAAACAAACTTTCTTTGGGCATGAGTCGGATGTAAATTCAGTCTGT TATCACCCATCAAGTCAAGGATTCGTAACAGCTTCTGAAGATAAAACGGCTCGATTATGGGATTTGAGATCGGATCAGCAACTAGCAACGTTTAAACCACCAAATTCGAATCCCGGGTTTACATCTTGTGCTCTTTCCCTTAGTGGCAGATTCATATTCTGTGGCAGTGACGATAATTCGATTCACATATGGGATACTCTGAAAGCTCAACACAATG GTATGCTAAATGGACATGAGAATCGAGTGACTTCCATCTGCATGTCGCCTAATGGAATGGCATTGGCTAGCTGCTCTTGGGATCAACATGTTAGAGTCTGGGTCTAG
- the LOC117177572 gene encoding procollagen-lysine,2-oxoglutarate 5-dioxygenase isoform X1, which yields MAKSEIAHLLVFVGLFLSYVSSEIQFETCNKNLKRDRYVSRNNVNSSCGCDESRKAPRIITWSNKKRKCSFMNIDNDDVVVFTVATNDTDGFRRYVRSARVNGFDDKLKVLGFGEVWKGGNVRKYAGGGHKVNLFKKALEEYKDDTEKIIIFTDSYDLVFLSDLDTILEKFKEFDSRILFSAESNCWPDKSLASKYPSVARGKRFLNSGGIIGFATDLYSILSYREIEDSDDDQLFFTHIYLDPELREKHKIKLDHKSEIFQNLYGAVADVELRFKGNDAYLQNTAYNTVPLVVHGNGISKIVLNYLGNYLAQAWSPEEGCLNCWDDAIELPKNKPENYPVILIAIFIEKPMPFLEEFFEKIYTQTYPKSKLHLFIHNHVPYHKDVIDNFIEKHGDEYKSVKKILPDDRIDEVAARNLAMDHCLLKKCSGYFSIDAEAHLDNEHTLRLLVEQQRGIVAPLLIRPFKAWSNFWGAVTDDGFYARSSDYMQIIHNERRGLWNVPFISSCYLINSTIIRNKETRPSYSEGDLDPDMAFASANRERLIFMYVSNRLEFGHLVIPDSFDTSLTNPDLYQIFDNKLDWEKRYIHENYSKNFEEGQVPIQPCPDVYWFPIINTRMTKEMIEIMENFGQWSDGSNKDSRLRDGYENVPTRDIHMNQVNFERQWLYLLKEYVRPLQELVFLGYYHDPPRSLMNFVVRYRPDEQPSLRPHHDSSTYTINIALNKAGVDYEGGGCRFIRYDCAVTDTKPGWMLMHPGRLTHYHEGLIVTKGTRYIMISFVDP from the exons ATGGCCAAAAGTGAAATAGCGCATCTTTTAGTCTTCGTTGGCTTGTTCCTGAGCTACGTGAGTAGTGAAATACAATTTGAAACGTGTAATAAAAACTTAAAGCGAGATCGCTATGTCAGTAGAAACAACGTAAATTCTTCCTGTGGCTGTGATGAATCAAGAAAAGCCCCGAGGATCATCACATGGTCCAATAAGAAGAGAAAGTGTTCTTTTATGAATATCGACAATGATg ACGTAGTTGTCTTCACTGTTGCCACAAATGATACCGACGGGTTCAGAAGGTACGTCAGATCCGCGAGAGTAAACGGATTTGATGACAAACTAAAGGTCTTAGGATTTGGAGAGGTTTGGAAAGGTGGAAATGTTAGAAAATATGCAGGAGGAGGGCATAAAGTAAACCTCTTTAAAAAAGCTCTCGAAGAATACAAAGATGATACTGAGAAAATTATTATCTTCACGGACAG TTACGACCTGGTGTTCCTGTCAGATTTGgacacaattttagaaaaattcaaggagttCGATTCACGAATCCTCTTTTCTGCCGAAAGCAATTGTTGGCCAGATAAATCTCTTGCTTCGAAATATCCTTCTGTTGCTCGAGGAAAACGATTTCTAAATTCTGGGGGTATTATTGGATTCGCCACTGATCTCTATTCCATTTTATCTTATCGAGAAATTGAAGATTCTGACGATGATCAGCTATTTTTTACACACATTTATCTGGATCCGGAATTGAGAGAGAAACACAAAATCAAATTAGATCATAAatctgaaatctttcagaatctcTACGGAGCAGTAG CTGATGTTGAGTTGAGGTTCAAAGGAAACGATGCTTATCTTCAAAATACTGCCTATAACACCGTTCCGTTAGTTGTACATGGAAATGGAATTAgtaaaatagttttgaattacCTCGGAAATTATTTGGCCCAAGCCTGGAGTCCCGAAGAGGGTTGTTTAAATTGTTGGGACGATGCTATCGAATTACCAAAGAATAAACCTGAAAATTATCCAGTAATTTTGATCGCTATATTCATCGAAAAACCGATGCCTTTCTTGGAAgagttttttgaaaagatttacacTCAAACTTATCCGAAatcaaaattgcatctttttattCATAATCATGTCCCTTACCATAAGGATGTCATTGATAACTTTATCGAGAAGCATGGAGACGAATAcaaaagtgtgaagaaaattctACCGGATGATAGAATTGACGAAGTTGCTGCTCGTAATTTGGCaat GGATCATTGCTTGTTAAAAAAGTGTTCTGGATATTTCTCGATTGACGCAGAAGCGCATTTAGACAATGAACACACCTTAAGATTGCTGGTTGAACAGCAAAGAGGGATCGTTGCGCCGCTACTTATAAGACCTTTTAAGGCTTGGAGTAATTTCTGGGGTGCCGTTACCGATGACGGATTTTATGCTCGCAGTTCTGACTACATGCAAATCATCCACAATGAACGAAG GGGTCTCTGGAACGTGCCATTCATCAGCAGTTGCTATTTAATCAACTCTACGATCATTAGGAACAAAGAAACTCGACCCTCGTACTCGGAAGGCGATTTAGACCCGGATATGGCATTTGCTTCAGCTAACAGAGAAAGGCTTATATTTATGTACGTCAGTAATAGACTGGAGTTTGGACATCTGGTTATTCCTGATTCGTTTGATACTTCCTTGACTAATCCTGACTTGTATCAGATTTTTGATAATAAGCTCGATTGGGAAAAGAGGTACATTCATGAGAATTATAGCAAGAATTTTGAGGAGGGTCAAGTGCCTATACAg CCTTGCCCAGATGTTTACTGGTTCCCTATTATTAACACAAGAATGACCAAAGAGATGATAGAAATTATGGAGAATTTTGGCCAGTGGTCTGATGGATCGAATAag GATTCCAGATTGAGAGATGGCTACGAAAACGTGCCAACACGTGACATTCACATGAATCAAGTAAACTTCGAGCGGCAGTGGCTTTACTTACTCAAGGAGTATGTCAGACCTCTGCAGGAGTTAGTGTTCCTTGGATACTATCACGAT CCTCCAAGGTCGTTGATGAACTTCGTCGTTCGCTACCGGCCTGATGAGCAACCTTCCTTGAGGCCACATCATGATAGTTCTACCTACACCATTAACATCGCTTTGAACAAAGCTGGGGTTGATTATGAGGGGGGCGGATGTAGATTCATCAGATATGACTGTGCAGTCACGGATACGAAACCAGGATGGATGCTGATGCACCCTGGGAGATTAACACACTACCACGAGGGATTAATAGTGACAAAAGGAACTCGTTACATCATGATCTCTTTTGTTGAtccttaa
- the LOC117177572 gene encoding procollagen-lysine,2-oxoglutarate 5-dioxygenase isoform X3: MNAKYQVFCCFLVLFFAAGEVKSSKKDDVVVFTVATNDTDGFRRYVRSARVNGFDDKLKVLGFGEVWKGGNVRKYAGGGHKVNLFKKALEEYKDDTEKIIIFTDSYDLVFLSDLDTILEKFKEFDSRILFSAESNCWPDKSLASKYPSVARGKRFLNSGGIIGFATDLYSILSYREIEDSDDDQLFFTHIYLDPELREKHKIKLDHKSEIFQNLYGAVADVELRFKGNDAYLQNTAYNTVPLVVHGNGISKIVLNYLGNYLAQAWSPEEGCLNCWDDAIELPKNKPENYPVILIAIFIEKPMPFLEEFFEKIYTQTYPKSKLHLFIHNHVPYHKDVIDNFIEKHGDEYKSVKKILPDDRIDEVAARNLAMDHCLLKKCSGYFSIDAEAHLDNEHTLRLLVEQQRGIVAPLLIRPFKAWSNFWGAVTDDGFYARSSDYMQIIHNERRGLWNVPFISSCYLINSTIIRNKETRPSYSEGDLDPDMAFASANRERLIFMYVSNRLEFGHLVIPDSFDTSLTNPDLYQIFDNKLDWEKRYIHENYSKNFEEGQVPIQPCPDVYWFPIINTRMTKEMIEIMENFGQWSDGSNKDSRLRDGYENVPTRDIHMNQVNFERQWLYLLKEYVRPLQELVFLGYYHDPPRSLMNFVVRYRPDEQPSLRPHHDSSTYTINIALNKAGVDYEGGGCRFIRYDCAVTDTKPGWMLMHPGRLTHYHEGLIVTKGTRYIMISFVDP, encoded by the exons ATGAATGCCAAGtatcaagttttttgttgttttttagtgTTATTTTTTGCAGCCGGCGAGGTAAAATCCTCGAAAAAGGATG ACGTAGTTGTCTTCACTGTTGCCACAAATGATACCGACGGGTTCAGAAGGTACGTCAGATCCGCGAGAGTAAACGGATTTGATGACAAACTAAAGGTCTTAGGATTTGGAGAGGTTTGGAAAGGTGGAAATGTTAGAAAATATGCAGGAGGAGGGCATAAAGTAAACCTCTTTAAAAAAGCTCTCGAAGAATACAAAGATGATACTGAGAAAATTATTATCTTCACGGACAG TTACGACCTGGTGTTCCTGTCAGATTTGgacacaattttagaaaaattcaaggagttCGATTCACGAATCCTCTTTTCTGCCGAAAGCAATTGTTGGCCAGATAAATCTCTTGCTTCGAAATATCCTTCTGTTGCTCGAGGAAAACGATTTCTAAATTCTGGGGGTATTATTGGATTCGCCACTGATCTCTATTCCATTTTATCTTATCGAGAAATTGAAGATTCTGACGATGATCAGCTATTTTTTACACACATTTATCTGGATCCGGAATTGAGAGAGAAACACAAAATCAAATTAGATCATAAatctgaaatctttcagaatctcTACGGAGCAGTAG CTGATGTTGAGTTGAGGTTCAAAGGAAACGATGCTTATCTTCAAAATACTGCCTATAACACCGTTCCGTTAGTTGTACATGGAAATGGAATTAgtaaaatagttttgaattacCTCGGAAATTATTTGGCCCAAGCCTGGAGTCCCGAAGAGGGTTGTTTAAATTGTTGGGACGATGCTATCGAATTACCAAAGAATAAACCTGAAAATTATCCAGTAATTTTGATCGCTATATTCATCGAAAAACCGATGCCTTTCTTGGAAgagttttttgaaaagatttacacTCAAACTTATCCGAAatcaaaattgcatctttttattCATAATCATGTCCCTTACCATAAGGATGTCATTGATAACTTTATCGAGAAGCATGGAGACGAATAcaaaagtgtgaagaaaattctACCGGATGATAGAATTGACGAAGTTGCTGCTCGTAATTTGGCaat GGATCATTGCTTGTTAAAAAAGTGTTCTGGATATTTCTCGATTGACGCAGAAGCGCATTTAGACAATGAACACACCTTAAGATTGCTGGTTGAACAGCAAAGAGGGATCGTTGCGCCGCTACTTATAAGACCTTTTAAGGCTTGGAGTAATTTCTGGGGTGCCGTTACCGATGACGGATTTTATGCTCGCAGTTCTGACTACATGCAAATCATCCACAATGAACGAAG GGGTCTCTGGAACGTGCCATTCATCAGCAGTTGCTATTTAATCAACTCTACGATCATTAGGAACAAAGAAACTCGACCCTCGTACTCGGAAGGCGATTTAGACCCGGATATGGCATTTGCTTCAGCTAACAGAGAAAGGCTTATATTTATGTACGTCAGTAATAGACTGGAGTTTGGACATCTGGTTATTCCTGATTCGTTTGATACTTCCTTGACTAATCCTGACTTGTATCAGATTTTTGATAATAAGCTCGATTGGGAAAAGAGGTACATTCATGAGAATTATAGCAAGAATTTTGAGGAGGGTCAAGTGCCTATACAg CCTTGCCCAGATGTTTACTGGTTCCCTATTATTAACACAAGAATGACCAAAGAGATGATAGAAATTATGGAGAATTTTGGCCAGTGGTCTGATGGATCGAATAag GATTCCAGATTGAGAGATGGCTACGAAAACGTGCCAACACGTGACATTCACATGAATCAAGTAAACTTCGAGCGGCAGTGGCTTTACTTACTCAAGGAGTATGTCAGACCTCTGCAGGAGTTAGTGTTCCTTGGATACTATCACGAT CCTCCAAGGTCGTTGATGAACTTCGTCGTTCGCTACCGGCCTGATGAGCAACCTTCCTTGAGGCCACATCATGATAGTTCTACCTACACCATTAACATCGCTTTGAACAAAGCTGGGGTTGATTATGAGGGGGGCGGATGTAGATTCATCAGATATGACTGTGCAGTCACGGATACGAAACCAGGATGGATGCTGATGCACCCTGGGAGATTAACACACTACCACGAGGGATTAATAGTGACAAAAGGAACTCGTTACATCATGATCTCTTTTGTTGAtccttaa
- the LOC117177576 gene encoding immunoglobulin domain-containing protein oig-4-like, translating to MPRTTSVLIFLALLLLISQEISARRGRARSRSKSRVQIGLPITGKYRDPESDQYYNNQHGAKIILASHFDLEYVLGHKIAFLCVARGTPRPHITWYKDGNEIYIHLYLHVHEWQIGEDKIKSKLEIDPTTQMDAGVYECTADNMYSIDRRSFKTDFSIVFD from the exons ATGCCTCGTACGACATCGGTGCTAATTTTTCTGGCATTGCTTTTGTTAATTTCGCAAGAAATTTCTGCAAGAAGAGGACGCGCCAGAAGTAGAAGCAAATCTAGAGTTCAAATTGGTTTACCGATTACTGGAAAATACCGCGATCCGGAAAGCGACCAATATTACAACAATCAACAC GGAGCGAAGATTATTCTCGCGTCTCATTTTGATTTGGAATACGTTCTCGGACACAAAATTGCTTTTCTCTGTGTTGCTCGCGGAACTCCAAGACCTCACATAACATGGTATAAAGACGGAAACGAAATTTATATTCATCTTTATCTacat GTGCATGAATGGCAAATTGGAGAAGACAAAATCAAATCAAAGTTGGAGATTGATCCGACAACCCAGATGGATGCTGGAGTTTACGAATGTACAGCTGATAATATGTATAGCATCGATCGTAGATCTTTCAAGACTGACTTCTCTATTGTTTTCGACTAG